In one window of Mucilaginibacter auburnensis DNA:
- a CDS encoding mandelate racemase/muconate lactonizing enzyme family protein, translating into MEITHTDIYRFSIKMEPFTIATGTMDYAQNVFIRVHTDSGIYGVGECSAFPMIVGETQETCLAMAREFARLWKREDALDIPARLQQLHNFTAGNTTIKSAFDMALYDIAAKNAGLPLYKYLGGERRKVETDITIGIGTPQDMANKALEFKQNGASVLKVKLGKKATDDVERIRVIRQAVGKDMKIRVDANQGWTFDAAVYALQAIGRYNIEFCEQPMRTWYNDRLTELMSLSPVKIMADESVYNHHDARVQINSGSCHYINIKFSKSGGICEAIKIHDTAAEKNIPCMMGGMLESRIALSAKLHFVYSSPNIKFFDMDTCMIGHLEDPCVGGVRYKGYFLDINDAPGIGADGDDAFLAECERFTV; encoded by the coding sequence ATGGAGATTACCCATACCGATATATACCGCTTTAGCATAAAAATGGAACCGTTTACCATTGCTACAGGCACCATGGATTATGCGCAGAATGTTTTTATACGCGTACATACTGATAGCGGCATTTATGGAGTAGGAGAGTGTTCGGCTTTCCCAATGATTGTTGGCGAAACGCAGGAAACCTGTCTGGCCATGGCACGTGAGTTTGCCCGGTTGTGGAAAAGAGAGGATGCTTTGGATATACCGGCGCGCCTGCAACAACTGCATAATTTTACAGCTGGTAATACCACTATAAAAAGCGCGTTTGATATGGCTTTGTACGATATTGCGGCAAAGAATGCTGGTTTACCCTTATATAAATATTTAGGAGGGGAAAGACGTAAAGTGGAAACTGATATTACCATCGGTATTGGCACCCCTCAGGATATGGCTAATAAAGCGCTTGAGTTTAAACAAAACGGAGCTTCTGTTTTAAAGGTAAAACTGGGTAAAAAAGCAACGGATGACGTTGAGCGCATCCGCGTGATACGGCAAGCCGTTGGTAAGGATATGAAGATAAGGGTGGATGCTAACCAAGGCTGGACTTTTGATGCAGCAGTTTACGCATTACAGGCGATTGGAAGATATAATATTGAGTTTTGCGAACAACCAATGCGCACATGGTATAACGACCGTCTGACTGAATTAATGAGTCTTTCGCCGGTTAAAATAATGGCAGATGAAAGCGTGTACAATCACCACGACGCACGTGTGCAGATCAATAGCGGATCTTGTCATTACATTAACATCAAGTTCTCTAAATCAGGAGGAATATGCGAAGCCATTAAAATACATGATACCGCTGCCGAAAAGAACATCCCTTGCATGATGGGTGGAATGCTGGAAAGCCGAATAGCTTTGAGTGCTAAGTTGCACTTTGTTTACAGCAGCCCCAACATAAAATTCTTTGATATGGATACTTGTATGATAGGTCATTTGGAGGACCCATGCGTTGGCGGTGTTCGGTACAAGGGATACTTTTTAGACATTAATGATGCTCCCGGAATTGGCGCTGATGGTGATGATGCATTTTTAGCCGAATGTGAGCGGTTTACGGTTTAA
- a CDS encoding DUF4290 domain-containing protein gives MAQNSTPEFDYNSTRNKLILSEYGRNVQNMVKYIVALPTKEERNRYAQVVIDLMGFLNPHLRDVADFKHKLWDHLHIISDFKIDVDSPYPKPAMDAIRFKPEPLRYPNQRIRYRHYGKTIEMMIEKAKAIEEPERKRHMVQAIANFMKMAYVQWNKDSVSDEIILSDLVALSKGELQVDENISLSKVEYRAPVKEQNNRGRNNNTQNRGGGGGSNNNNQNRNRNNNNNNNQNRNRNNSGQKKH, from the coding sequence ATGGCTCAAAACAGCACGCCTGAATTTGATTATAATTCAACCAGGAACAAGCTAATCCTGTCTGAATATGGCCGTAACGTACAAAATATGGTTAAGTATATTGTTGCGTTACCCACTAAAGAAGAACGCAACCGCTACGCGCAGGTAGTGATAGATCTGATGGGTTTTTTAAATCCTCACCTGCGCGACGTGGCCGACTTTAAACATAAACTGTGGGATCACTTGCACATCATATCTGATTTTAAGATAGATGTAGACTCGCCCTACCCAAAACCCGCTATGGATGCCATCCGGTTTAAACCAGAACCATTGCGTTATCCTAATCAACGCATCAGGTATCGTCATTACGGCAAAACCATTGAGATGATGATTGAAAAAGCTAAAGCAATAGAAGAGCCGGAGCGTAAACGCCATATGGTGCAGGCTATAGCTAACTTTATGAAGATGGCCTATGTGCAGTGGAATAAAGATTCTGTTTCTGATGAAATTATCCTTTCAGACCTAGTTGCTTTATCAAAAGGCGAATTACAGGTTGATGAAAACATTAGCCTAAGTAAGGTGGAGTACCGTGCTCCTGTTAAAGAGCAAAATAACCGTGGCAGAAACAATAATACGCAAAACCGCGGTGGTGGTGGCGGTAGTAACAATAATAACCAAAACCGCAACCGCAACAACAATAATAACAACAACCAAAACCGTAACCGTAACAACAGCGGACAGAAAAAACACTAA
- the murA gene encoding UDP-N-acetylglucosamine 1-carboxyvinyltransferase, with protein sequence MTNAFEIIGGKPLKGEITPQGAKNEALQILSAVLLTSEKITISNIPDIKDVNKLIELLGDMGVRVERLKPDTYTFEAKNIDLDFFQSPAFKAKGGSLRGSIMIVGPLLARFGKAAIPKPGGDKIGRRRLDTHFLGFEKLGAKFNYNPEDGFFNVDASNLQGTYILLDEASVTGTANIVMAAVLAKGTTTIYNAACEPYLQQLCKMLNRMGAKISGIGSNLLTIEGVTELHGTEHRMLPDMIEIGSFIGLAAMTGSEITIKDVQYKELGIIPDIFKRLGIKLELRGDDIFIPAQEHYEIETFIDGSIMTIADAPWPGFTPDLLSIVLVVAIQAKGSVLIHQKMFESRLFFVDKLLDMGAQIILCDPHRATVIGLDKQVQLRGISMTSPDIRAGVSLLIAALSAQGKSTIYNIEQIERGYQHIDKRLKALGADIKRI encoded by the coding sequence ATGACTAACGCTTTCGAAATAATTGGCGGTAAGCCTTTAAAGGGAGAAATAACTCCGCAAGGTGCAAAAAATGAGGCATTGCAAATATTGTCTGCCGTGCTGCTTACCAGCGAGAAAATAACCATAAGCAATATACCTGACATTAAGGACGTAAATAAGCTGATTGAACTTTTAGGTGATATGGGTGTGCGTGTTGAACGCCTGAAACCCGACACCTACACGTTTGAGGCTAAAAACATTGATCTTGACTTTTTCCAGTCGCCCGCCTTTAAGGCGAAAGGTGGCAGCTTACGCGGATCCATTATGATAGTTGGCCCGTTACTGGCTCGTTTTGGCAAGGCTGCAATACCTAAACCCGGCGGCGACAAAATTGGAAGAAGAAGGTTAGATACCCACTTTTTAGGTTTTGAAAAACTGGGGGCTAAATTTAATTACAATCCGGAGGACGGCTTTTTCAATGTGGATGCTTCTAACCTGCAGGGCACCTATATTTTGTTGGATGAAGCTTCGGTAACAGGCACTGCTAATATAGTTATGGCGGCTGTTTTAGCTAAAGGCACTACTACTATTTACAACGCGGCCTGCGAACCTTATCTGCAACAGCTTTGCAAAATGCTTAACCGCATGGGCGCAAAAATTAGCGGTATAGGTTCCAACCTGTTAACCATCGAAGGCGTTACAGAACTACACGGAACCGAGCACCGCATGTTGCCGGATATGATCGAGATAGGATCATTCATCGGTTTGGCAGCTATGACAGGCTCTGAAATTACCATTAAAGATGTTCAGTATAAAGAACTGGGTATAATACCTGATATATTTAAACGCTTAGGTATTAAATTAGAACTGCGTGGTGATGATATCTTTATTCCTGCACAAGAACACTATGAGATAGAAACGTTTATTGATGGTTCTATCATGACCATTGCCGATGCGCCATGGCCGGGCTTCACCCCCGACCTTTTGAGCATCGTTCTTGTTGTTGCAATACAAGCCAAAGGGTCCGTATTGATCCACCAGAAAATGTTTGAGAGCCGCTTGTTCTTCGTTGACAAGTTGCTGGATATGGGTGCCCAAATCATTCTTTGCGATCCGCACCGCGCCACTGTTATTGGCTTGGATAAGCAGGTACAATTAAGAGGTATTTCCATGACCTCTCCTGATATTCGTGCCGGTGTATCCTTGTTGATAGCCGCACTTTCTGCGCAAGGTAAATCAACTATTTACAACATTGAGCAAATAGAACGCGGTTATCAGCACATTGATAAACGTTTGAAAGCTTTAGGAGCGGATATTAAGAGGATATAA
- a CDS encoding heavy-metal-associated domain-containing protein: MKHTYQITGMTCSGCQNKVQQLLGAVPNVTGVSINLPTGETVITMSSHVSTATLKDALKNYPKYQLEEMQEEMPVYIAEVELPKTWLQTYKPILLIFAYISAVAIIVGAHGSGFHWHLAMRVFMAGFFLVFSFFKMLNLDGFADTYVMYDVIARKFKPWAYLYAFIELGLGLAFALNTYPVITNVVTLVVMSVSIIGVLQTVLNKRSIQCACLGAVFNLPMSTVTIIEDGLMIAMSAVALIYL; encoded by the coding sequence TAAAGTACAGCAATTATTGGGTGCTGTGCCAAACGTAACCGGGGTTAGCATTAACCTGCCAACTGGCGAGACTGTAATTACAATGAGCAGCCATGTTAGTACAGCTACCTTAAAAGATGCTTTAAAAAATTATCCTAAATATCAACTGGAAGAAATGCAGGAAGAAATGCCTGTTTATATAGCGGAAGTGGAGCTACCCAAAACATGGCTGCAAACCTATAAACCCATCCTGCTGATATTTGCTTACATAAGCGCTGTCGCAATTATTGTAGGGGCTCACGGTAGCGGTTTTCACTGGCATTTAGCCATGCGCGTTTTTATGGCAGGCTTCTTTTTAGTATTCTCTTTTTTTAAGATGCTTAACCTGGATGGCTTTGCCGATACCTATGTAATGTATGATGTTATTGCCAGGAAATTCAAACCATGGGCATATTTGTATGCGTTTATTGAATTGGGCTTGGGATTGGCATTTGCCCTTAACACTTATCCCGTAATTACCAATGTGGTAACGTTGGTTGTAATGAGTGTAAGCATAATAGGCGTATTGCAAACAGTACTTAACAAACGCAGCATTCAATGTGCTTGTTTGGGGGCTGTGTTCAACTTGCCCATGAGTACGGTAACCATTATTGAGGATGGTTTGATGATTGCAATGAGTGCTGTTGCTTTAATTTACTTGTAA